The following are encoded together in the Brassica napus cultivar Da-Ae chromosome A9, Da-Ae, whole genome shotgun sequence genome:
- the LOC106414815 gene encoding uncharacterized protein LOC106414815: MALDGIVVSSPSRRTQSLKRQWEDLGSCSTVIKRHRYLLTALVLLAFLCTVYLYFAVTLGARHSLCYGLTGKEKAICQLQHVQALYKGKLKFF, encoded by the coding sequence ATGGCTCTTGATGGGATTGTTGTATCTTCACCATCGAGGAGAACTCAGTCTCTAAAGAGGCAGTGGGAAGATTTGGGCAGCTGCTCCACCGTTATTAAGAGGCATCGATATCTCTTAACAGCTTTGGTGCTTTTGGCCTTTCTCTGCACtgtttatctatattttgcTGTTACTTTAGGCGCTAGGCACTCCTTGTGCTACGGCTTGACGGGTAAAGAGAAGGCAATTTGCCAGTTACAACATGTCCAAGCTCTCTACAAAGGGAAGCTGAAATTTTTCTAG
- the LOC106414812 gene encoding serine incorporator 3-like produces MWAASCLASCCAACACDACRTVVSSISRRSARIAYCGLFALSLIVSWILREVAAPLMEKLPWINHFHKTPDREWFETDAVLRVSLGNFVFFSILSVMMIGVKTQKDPRDGIHHGGWMMKVICWFILVILMFFVPNEVISFYESMSKFGAGFFLLVQVVLLLDFVHGWNDTWVGYDEQFWYAALLVVSLVCYLATFVFSGLLFHWFTPSGHDCGLNTFFIVMTLIFVFVFAVVVLHPAVGGSILPASVISVYCMYLCYSGLASEPRDYECNGLHKHSKAVSTGTMTIGLLTTVLSVVYSAVRAGSSTTLLSSPDSPRAGEKPLLPLDGKAEDKEEKEQKKPVTYSYAFFHIIFSLASMYSAMLLTGWSTSVGESGKLVDVGWPSVWVRVVTSWATAGLFIWSLVAPILFPDREF; encoded by the exons ATGTGGGCAGCTTCTTGTCTAGCATCGTGCTGTGCTGCTTGTGCATGCGATGCTTGCCGTACTGTTGTTTCTAGTATCAGCAGACGTTCCGCAAGGATTGCTTACTGTGGCCTCTTTGCACTTTCTTTGATCGTTTCATGGATTCTCCGTGAGGTCGCTGCTCCTCTCATGGAGAAGCTCCCTT GGATTAACCATTTTCACAAGACGCCTGATCGGGAATGGTTTGAGACTGATGCTGTGCTGCGTGTCAGCTTAGGGAACTTCGTGTTTTTCTCGATTTTATCGGTTATGATGATTGGTGTGAAGACTCAGAAAGACCCTCGTGATGGTATACACCATGGTGGCTGGATGATGAAAGTCATCTGTTggttcattttggttattttaatgTTCTTCGTTCCCAATGAAGTCATCAGCTTTTATG AGTCGATGTCAAAGTTTGGTGCTggattttttcttcttgttcaaGTTGTACTTCTTTTGGATTTCGTTCATGGTTGGAATGACACATGGGTTGGCTACGACGAGCAGTTCTG GTATGCTGCGTTGCTCGTTGTTTCGCTTGTATGTTACCTGGCAACATTCGTCTTCTCTGGACTTCTCTTCCACTGGTTTACTCCATCTGGACACGACTGTGGACTCAACACTTTCTTCATTGTCATGACTTTGATATTTGTCTTCGTCTTTGCTGTTGTGGTTTTGCATCCCGCT GTCGGTGGAAGCATTTTACCAGCATCAGTTATATCTGTCTACTGTATGTACCTCTGTTACAGTGGACTTGCGAGTGAACCCCGAGACTACGAATGCAATGGTCTCCACAAACATTCCAAAGCTGTTTCAACAGGCACCATGACCATCGGGTTACTCACAACTGTTCTCTCTGTCGTTTATTCCGCGGTTCGTGCTGGTTCTTCCACCACGCTTCTCTCCTCTCCTGATTCTCCCCGTGCAGGAGAGAAGCCTCTGCTTCCACTAGACGGGAAAGCAGAAGACAAGGAAGAGAAAGAGCAGAAGAAGCCAGTGACATACTCATACGCATTCTTCCACATCATCTTCTCCCTCGCGAGCATGTACTCTGCAATGCTCTTAACTGGTTGGTCAACCTCGGTGGGTGAAAGTGGTAAACTGGTTGATGTCGGGTGGCCGTCTGTGTGGGTTCGTGTTGTGACCAGCTGGGCCACTGCTGGTCTCTTCATCTGGTCGCTTGTTGCTCCGATTCTCTTCCCTGACCGTGAGTTCTGA
- the LOC106414811 gene encoding syntaxin-51, whose product MASSSSDSWMREYNEALKLAEDINGMISERSKSALTGPDAQRRASAIRRKITIFGTRLDSLQSLLSKIHGKPISEKEMNRRKDMIGNLRSQANQMANTLNMSNFANRDSLLGSEIKPDDTMSRVSSMDNQGIVGFQRQVMREQDEGLEKLEETVMSTKHIALAVNEELGLQTRLIDDLDYHVDVTDSRLRRVQKNLAVMNKNMRSGCSCMSMLLSVLGIVGLAVVIWLLVKYL is encoded by the exons ATGGCGTCATCATCGTCGGATTCATGGATGAGAGAATACAACGAGGCTTTAAAACTCGCTGAGGATATCAACGGCATGATCTCCGAAAGGAGTAAGTCGGCCTTAACAGGGCCTGATGCTCAGCGCCGTGCTTCAGCTATACGTAGAAAGATCACTATTTTCGGAACTCGGTTAGATAGTCTGCAGTCTCTTCTTTCCAAAATCCATGGGAAGCCTAT TTCAGAGAAAGAGATGAACCGGCGCAAGGATATGATTGGGAACTTGAGATCGCAGGCAAACCAGATGGCGAATACTTTGAACATGTCGAACTTTGCTAATAGAGACAGCTTGCTTGGGTCAGAGATAAAGCCAGATGACACCATGAGCAGAGTTAGTAGCATGGATAACCAAGGGATTGTTGGGTTTCAACGACAAGTTATGAGAG AACAAGATGAAGGACTTGAGAAGTTGGAGGAAACAGTGATGAGTACTAAACACATTGCTTTGGCTGTTAATGAGGAGCTTGGCTTGCAGACTAGGCTTATC GATGACTTAGACTACCATGTGGATGTTACCGACTCTCGCTTACGG AGAGTGCAAAAGAACCTTGCTGTCATGAACAAGAATATGAGAAGTGGTTGTTCTTGCATGTCAATGCTTTTGTCAGTGCTTGGGATCGTTGGTCTTGCTGTTGTAATATGGCTGCTAGTTAAGTATTTGTAA
- the LOC106414808 gene encoding probable ubiquitin receptor RAD23a — MKLTVKTLKGSHFEIRVLPTDTIMAVKKNIEDSQSKDNYPCGQQLLIHNGKVLKDETTLVENKVTEEGFLVVMLSKSKTASSAGPSSAQPTSTTTSSAMPAAASTTQSIPVPASVSTLAQEQPAAPSDTNAQAASTLASGSSTEQMVQQIMEMGGGSWDKETVARALRAAYNNPERAVDYLYSGIPERETVPLTNISGADLAAPPTSGGPNSSPLDLFPQEAEAGAGELGTLDFLRGNDQFQQLRSMVNSNPQILQPMLQELGKQNPQLLRLIQENQAEFLQLINEPYEGSDGEMDILDQPEQEMPHAVNVTPAEQEAIQRLEAMGFDRALVIEAFLACDRNEELAANYLLENSADFED, encoded by the exons ATGAAGCTCACCGTCAAGACTCTCAAGGGTAGCCATTTTGAAATCAGGGTTCTGCCCACCGACACG ATAATGGCGGTGAAAAAGAATATTGAGGATTCGCAGAGCAAAGACAACTATCCATGTGGACAGCAGTTGTTGATTCACAATGGCAAGGTTTTGAAGGATGAAACTACTTTGGTGGAGAATAAGGTTACCGAGGAAGGTTTTCTTGTTGTTATGCTCAGCAAG AGCAAAACTGCAAGTTCAGCTGGTCCATCTTCGGCTCAG CCTACTTCCACCACCACATCTTCAGCTATG CCTGCAGCTGCGTCGACGACCCAGTCTATACCTGTGCCAGCTTCAGTTTCCACTCTTGCCCAAGAACAACCAgc GGCACCAAGTGACACCAATGCTCAAGCTGCTTCAACTTTAGCTAGTGGCAGTAGTACTGAGCAAATGGTTCAACAAATAATGGAAATGGGAGGAGGCAGCTGGGACAAAGAAACAGTTGCTCGTGCACTTCGTGCAGCTTATAACAACCCTGAGAGAGCGGTGGATTATCTATACTCT GGAATTCCTGAAAGAGAAACTGTTCCGTTAACTAACATATCTGGTGCAGACCTTGCCGCTCCTCCTACCTCTGGAGGACCTAACTCATCTCCTTTGGATTTGTTTCCTCAG GAAGCAGAAGCTGGTGCTGGAGAACTTGGAACGCTTGATTTCCTCAGAGGCAATGATCAG TTCCAACAATTACGATCGATGGTCAATTCCAACCCCCAGATTCTGCAG CCTATGCTTCAAGAGCTTGGAAAGCAGAACCCCCAACTTTTGAGGCTCATTCAAGAGAACCAAGCCGAGTTTCTTCAGTTAATCAACGAGCCTTATGAAGGATCTGACGG GGAAATGGATATTCTTGACCAACCCGAGCAAGAAATGCCCCATGCAGTCAATGTTACCCCTGCAGAGCAAGAAGCGATTCAACGg CTTGAGGCAATGGGATTTGATAGAGCATTGGTCATAGAAGCCTTCCTTGCGTGTGACCGTAACGAGGAGTTGGCTGCAAACTATTTGCTAGAGAACTCGGCAGATTTTGAAGACTGA